DNA from Micromonospora nigra:
GGCTCCCGTGCCGGTGAGCGGCGGGAGGGCGGTTTCCAGGGCGGTGACCGCCGTGAGGGTGGCTTCCGCAGCGGTGAGCGCCGGGAGGGTGGCTTCCGCCGCGACGACCGGGGCCAGTCCGGCTTCCGGGGCGGCGACCGTCGTGAGGGCGGTGAGCGGTCTGGTGGCTTCCGTGGCGACCGTGAAGGCGGCGAGCGCCGGGGTGGCGGCTTCCGGGACGGTGACCGCCGGGAGGGTGGCTTCCAGGGCGGTGAGCGCCGGGAGAGTGGCTTCCGCCGGGATGGCGAGCGCACCGGTGGCTTCCGTGGTGGTGACCGCCGGGAGGGTGGTTCCCAGGGCGGCGACCGTCGCGACGGCGGCTACCGCCGGGACGGTGACCGGGGCCAGTCCGGCTACCGGGGCGGCGACCGTCGTGAGGGCGGTGAGCGGTCTGGTGGCTTCCGTGGCGACCGTGAAGGCGGCGAGCGCCGGGGTGGCGGCTTCCAGGGCGGCGACCGTCGTGAGGGCGGTTTCCGTGGCGGCGAGCGCCACGACGGCGGCTTCCGTGGCGGCGAGCGCCACGACGAGCGCCGAGACCGGCCGGAGGCCGGGGCCAGGAGCACCACAGAACCGGTCTTGTCCGATGACATCGCCGCGACCGACCTTGACAAGGACGTCCGTGCGGAGCTGCTGTCGCTGGCCAAGCCGGTGGCCGAGACGGTCGCCCGGCACCTCGTTGCCACAGGCCGGTTGATCGACGATGACCCGGCTGAGGCCCTCGCCCACGCCTTGGCCGCGCGCCGGCTCGCCTCGCGCATCTCCGCGGTGCGGGAGGCCGTCGGGTTGGCCGCGTACCACGCGGGGGAGTGGCAGTCCGCGATCGCGGAGCTGCGTACGTACCACCGGATGTCCGGACTGCAGAGCCACCTGGCGGTGCTCGCCGACTGTGAGCGGGCGTTGGGTCGGCCGGAGCGCGCCATCGACCTGTTCCGGGGCGCGGACCAGGACAAACTTGACCAGGCCGTGGCGATCGAGCTGCTGATCGTCGCCGCTGGCGCACGCGGTGACCTCGGTCAGAAGGACGCCGCCGTGGCGATGCTCCAGGTGCGGGAACTCACCGCCGACGAACCGACGCCGTGGGCGGCCCGACTGCGTTACGCGTACGCCGACGCGCTGCTGGCCGTCGGCCGCCGCGACGAGGCCCGGGAGTGGTTCTCGCGGGCGGCCGACGCGGATTCCGACGGCGAGACCGACGCGGCCGAGCGACTGCTCGAACTCGACGGCGTGCTGATCGAGGGCGACGACGAGGACGAGGCGGCGCTGGAGGACATGGTCGCCGGCCCCGGCAGCCCCGGCGCGGTGGCCGTGCACCCCGACGCCGACCTCACCGGCGGCGGTGACCAGGCCGACGACGCCGACAGCGCGCCGTCGTCGGTGGACGTCGACCGGAACCCGGTCCCGCAACTGGACGACCTCGCCGACGACGAGCTGACCGACGAGGAGGCGCGGGACCTGGTGTCCGAGCGCGACGACGTGTCCGATCGCGAGGACGTCGCCGGCCACGGGACGTCCGAGGACGTCGAGAGCGACGGGCCGTCCCGGGACGTCGAGGGCGACGGGGCGTCCGACGATGTCGGCCGCGACGAGGTGTCCGACGGCGTCGACCGGCGTGGACCGGAGGCCGAGGGACGATGAACGACGGGGTCGGGGGCCGGCTGGCCGACGGGTACGTCATGGTCGTCTTCGACCTGGACGGGGTGATCTACCTGATCGACCGGCCGATCCCCGGCGCGGTCGAGGCGGTGGGCCGCCTGCATGCCGAGGGGCGGGCCGTCGCGTACGCCACGAACAACGCCTCCCGCCGTTCCAGCGAGGTGGCGGACCTGCTCACCGGTATGGGTGTGCCGGCGCGGCCCGACGAGGTCCTGACGTCGGCGGTGGCCGCCGCGGAGCTGCTGCGGGACCGGTTGCCCGCCGGCGCGGCGGTCCTCGTGGTGGGCGCCGAGGCGCTGCGGGCCGAGATCCGCGCTGTCGGCCTCACTCCGGTGGCCCGCGCCGACGAGTCGCCGGTGGCGGTGGTGCAGGGGTACGGGCCGCAGGTCGGCTGGCTGGACCTCGCCGAAGCCAGCGTGGCGGTGCGTGGCGGTGCCACCTGGGTGGCGACCAACACCGACCGGACGCTGCCGAGCGGACGGGGTCCACTGCCGGGCAACGGTGCGCTGGTCGCCGCGCTGCGCACCGCGCTCGACCGGGATCCCGACGAGGTGGTCGGCAAACCGGAGCCGGAGCTCTTCGCCAGGGCCGCGCGGCGGGCGGGAGAAGGACGGACCCTGGTCGTCGGTGACCGCCTGGACACCGACATCGAGGGCGCCAACCGCGCCGGGCTGGACAGCCTGCTCGTGCTCACCGGCGTCAGTGACGTGGCCGAGTTGCTCGCCGCGCCGCCGGACCGCCGCCCGACGTACGTCGCCTGGGACCTGGCCGGGCTGTTCGACCCGGCGGCGGTGGTGTCGGTTCCCGGGCGGGCGGACGCCGACGGCTGGTCGGTGACCGGCAGCGACGACGGGCTGGAACTGGCCGGTTCGGGTCGTGCCCTCGACGCGGTCGGCGCCCTCTGCGCCGTGGCCTGGTCGGCCGGCGACGCCGGGTCGAGAGCCTGGCGGGTGCGGGCCGCCTCCGCGGCGGCCACCGAGACTCTCGCCGCGCTCGGCCTGCCGGTCTGATCCTGTGCCGTCGGCGGACCTGCCGGTCTGATCGCGCCGTCGGCGGCTCAGAGCAGCTTGCGCAGCTTCATCAGGTCGAACGGGTTCGCCTTGATCGACACCCGCCGCGCCGCGATCGCCTTGGTGATGTCCAGCTCGCCCCGGACGAGGGCGATCAGGTCGTCACTGGAGGTGCTCATCGCGATCTTGGCCTTGGGGTCGTCGCCGTCGGTCAGCCCCACCAGCCGCCCGTTCGTGAGCCGGCCGTGGAAGGCGGTGTCGAGGTCGGTGATCCGGCAGGCCAGGGTGCGGTCCAGGTCTACGCGCTCGCGTACGGTCTCCGCGTCGCGGTCGAGCCGTGCGGCCAGATCCTGCAACGCCTGCCGGCACTCGTCCACGCTGGCCACATCGCCCCCTTGTCGCTCGGCACGTCCGTCCCCGGCACCGTACCGCACGGGTGGCACCGCGCGGCCCGGTAGCGTGACACCTGCACATCCCGCCCCGCGGAAGGACTCAGTCATGCAGGACGCGTGGCGCGCCTACCTCGAGCTGGCCATGGGCCTGACGGAGGCGCCCCGGAAGAAGGCCCAGGACGCTGTCCGCCGCCTCGCCGGCTCCAGCGGCGCGACCGCCGCCCAGTTGCAGACCCTCGGCGAGGAACTGATCTCCACCGGCGCGGCCAACCGGGAGGCGTTGACCAAGTTGGTCCGCTTCGAGGTCGACCGGGCCCTGGGCGCGGTGGGACTGGCCACCGCCGACGAGGTCGCCGAACTGACCCGCCGGGTGCACGAGCTGGAACGCCAGCTCCGGCAGGCCAGGGGAGTACCCCCGGCCGGCGAGCCGCAGCCGGCGACCGGCAGCCCGGAGACGGTGGCGAGCGGGACCGTCGTGCAGCAGGCCGCAGCGAGCAAGACCGTGGCGAAGAAGGCCGTGGCGAAGAAGGCCGTGTCGAGCAAGACGGTCGCGAAGAAGACGGTCGCGAAGAAGGCCGTCGCGAAGAAGGCCGTCGTGCGCAAGCCGCCGGCCACCGTGACCCGTACCGCCGAGGTCGGCGATGATGAGTCGGCGCGGCCGGCGAAGGCCACGCGGCCGGCGCGTCGGCCGGAACCGGGCGGTGCCGCGTGACCGGGCGGACCGGCAGGTGAGCACCCCGTTCCGCCCCGGCCCGCCGCCCGGTGCCCGTCCCGGCCCGCGGGTGGGCCCCGCGTCGTCCGACGACCTCGGCGAGGTGCGCCATCCCGCTGTCGACGCCGCGGTGCAGGCGATGGCCAACGCCGCCGAGCTCCCTCCGGCCGACCAGATCGCCCAGTACGAGGCGGCATACGAGACCCTGCGGGAGACTCTCGCCACCATCGACCAGTCCTGATCCGGAGAACAACCATCCATGGCACGTCGTAACCGGCTGGACGCCGAACTCGTCCGTCGTGGCCTGGCCCGCTCCCGCGAGCAGGCCGCCGCCCTCGTCGAGGCCGGCCGGGTCCACCTGCGGGGGGTGCCGGCGCGCAAGGCCGCCGCGATGGTCGACCCCGCCGACCCGCTGCTGGTCACGGGCGAGGACCCGAGCACGGAGTACGTGTCCCGGGGCGGGCACAAACTGGCCGGTGCCCTGGCGGCCTTCGCCCAGGGCGGACTGCGGGTCTCCGGCCGGCGCTGCCTCGACGCGGGGGCGTCCACCGGCGGCTTCACCGACGTGCTGCTGCGGGCCGGCGCCGCCGAGGTGGTGGCCGTGGACGTCGGCTACGGCCAGCTCGCCTGGCCGCTGCGCACCGACGACCGGGTCCGGGTCCACGAACGCACCAACGTGCGCACCCTCACCCCGGAACTGATCGACGGGCCCGTCGACCTGACCGTGGCTGACCTGTCGTTCATCTCACTGCGACTGGTGCTGCCGGCGCTGGCCGGCTGCACCCGCGCCGACGGCGACCTCGCCCTGATGGTCAAGCCGCAGTTCGAGGTGGGCAGGGAACGGGTCGGGGCGGGCGGCGTGGTCCGGGACCCCGAGCTGCGGGCCGAGGCGGTCCTCGACGTGGCCGCGTCCGCCGCCGGGCTCGGCCTGGGCCTCGCGGACGTGGCGGCCAGCCCGCTGCCCGGGCCGAGCGGCAACGTCGAGTTCTTCGTATGGTTACGCCGGGACGCCCCCGCGGCCGACGCGGGGCGGGTGCGGGCCGTGGTGACCGCCGGGCCGCAGGGCCCGGGGCCGTCCGGTGACGTGCCGGACGCGGCGACGGAGGAGGTGGCCGGGTGATCGAGCTGCACAGCCCCGGGGGCGGGACCCGCCCCGTCCGAAAGGGACCGACGCGGTGAGCCGGACGGCCCTGCTGGTGACGCACACCGGCCGGCGTCGCAGCACCGAGCATGCCCGGGCGGTCGCCGCCGACCTGACCGGGGCCGGCTTCGAGGTGCGGGTGGTGGCCGAGGAGGCCGACGACCTGGACCTGCCCGGGGCGGTGCCGGTGACCGGCCCGCAGGCCGCCGACGGTGCCGAGATCGTGTTCGCCCTCGGCGGGGACGGCACCTTCCTGCGCGCCGCCGAGCTGGCCCGCCCGGCGAAGGCTCCGCTGCTCGGCATCAACCTCGGCAAGGTCGGCTTCCTGGCCGAGGCGGAGATCGACGACCTCGACGTCGCGGTACGTGACGTGGTGGAACGCAACTACACGGTGGACGAACGGCTCACCCTCGACGTGACCGCCGAGTTCGACGGTGGCCCCACCATCGAGTCGTGGGCGCTCAACGAAATCAGCGTCGAGAAGGGC
Protein-coding regions in this window:
- a CDS encoding Replicase polyprotein 1ab; the protein is MAKPVAETVARHLVATGRLIDDDPAEALAHALAARRLASRISAVREAVGLAAYHAGEWQSAIAELRTYHRMSGLQSHLAVLADCERALGRPERAIDLFRGADQDKLDQAVAIELLIVAAGARGDLGQKDAAVAMLQVRELTADEPTPWAARLRYAYADALLAVGRRDEAREWFSRAADADSDGETDAAERLLELDGVLIEGDDEDEAALEDMVAGPGSPGAVAVHPDADLTGGGDQADDADSAPSSVDVDRNPVPQLDDLADDELTDEEARDLVSERDDVSDREDVAGHGTSEDVESDGPSRDVEGDGASDDVGRDEVSDGVDRRGPEAEGR
- a CDS encoding HAD-IIA family hydrolase, whose product is MNDGVGGRLADGYVMVVFDLDGVIYLIDRPIPGAVEAVGRLHAEGRAVAYATNNASRRSSEVADLLTGMGVPARPDEVLTSAVAAAELLRDRLPAGAAVLVVGAEALRAEIRAVGLTPVARADESPVAVVQGYGPQVGWLDLAEASVAVRGGATWVATNTDRTLPSGRGPLPGNGALVAALRTALDRDPDEVVGKPEPELFARAARRAGEGRTLVVGDRLDTDIEGANRAGLDSLLVLTGVSDVAELLAAPPDRRPTYVAWDLAGLFDPAAVVSVPGRADADGWSVTGSDDGLELAGSGRALDAVGALCAVAWSAGDAGSRAWRVRAASAAATETLAALGLPV
- a CDS encoding SCP2 sterol-binding domain-containing protein, with protein sequence MASVDECRQALQDLAARLDRDAETVRERVDLDRTLACRITDLDTAFHGRLTNGRLVGLTDGDDPKAKIAMSTSSDDLIALVRGELDITKAIAARRVSIKANPFDLMKLRKLL
- a CDS encoding phasin family protein, whose protein sequence is MQDAWRAYLELAMGLTEAPRKKAQDAVRRLAGSSGATAAQLQTLGEELISTGAANREALTKLVRFEVDRALGAVGLATADEVAELTRRVHELERQLRQARGVPPAGEPQPATGSPETVASGTVVQQAAASKTVAKKAVAKKAVSSKTVAKKTVAKKAVAKKAVVRKPPATVTRTAEVGDDESARPAKATRPARRPEPGGAA
- a CDS encoding TlyA family RNA methyltransferase, giving the protein MARRNRLDAELVRRGLARSREQAAALVEAGRVHLRGVPARKAAAMVDPADPLLVTGEDPSTEYVSRGGHKLAGALAAFAQGGLRVSGRRCLDAGASTGGFTDVLLRAGAAEVVAVDVGYGQLAWPLRTDDRVRVHERTNVRTLTPELIDGPVDLTVADLSFISLRLVLPALAGCTRADGDLALMVKPQFEVGRERVGAGGVVRDPELRAEAVLDVAASAAGLGLGLADVAASPLPGPSGNVEFFVWLRRDAPAADAGRVRAVVTAGPQGPGPSGDVPDAATEEVAG